aaattatttcaattcgtttttcgcgcaagccaaaattcagtagctgtcggtccgctaataaaatttctcgacttccaggataagcgctccgtggttcctggttcacgtttacaataaattatttcaattcgtttttcgcgcaagccaaaattcagtagctgtcggtccgctaataaaatttctcgacttccgggataagcgctccgtggttcctggttcacgtttacaataaattatttcaattcgtttttcgcgcaagccgaaattcagtagctgtcggtccgctaataaaatttctcgacttccaggataagcgctccgtggttcctggttcacgtttacaataaattatttcaattcgtttttcgcgcaagccaaaattcagtagctgtcagtccgctaataaaatttctcgacttccaggataagcgctccgtggttcctggttcacgtttacaataaattatttcaattcgtttttcgcgcaagccaaaattcagtagctgtcggtccgctaataaaatttctcgacttccaggataagcgctccgtggttcctggttcacgtttacaataaattatttcaattcgtttttcgcgcaagccaaaattcagtagctgtcggtccgctaataaaatttctcgacttccaggataagcgctccgtggttcctggttcacgtttacaataaattatttcaattcgtttttcgcgcaagccgaaattcagtagctgtcggtccgctaataagatttctcgacttccaggataagcgctccgtggttcctggttcacgtttacaataaattatttcaattcgtttttcgcgcaagccgaaattcagtagctgtcggtccgctaataaaatttctcgacttccaggataagcgctccgtggttcctggttcacgtttacaataaattatttcaattcgtttttcgcgcaagccaaaattcagtagctgtcggtccgctaataagatttctcgacttccaggataagcgctccgtggttcctggttcacgtttacaataaattatttcaattcgtttttcgcgcaagccgaaattcagtagctgtcggtccgctaataagatttctcgacttccaggataagcgctccgtggttcctggttcacgtttacaataaactatttcaattcgtttttcgcgcaagccgaaattcagtagctgtcggtccgctaataaaatttctcgacttccaggataagcgctccgtggtttctggttcacgtttacaataaattatttcaattcgtttttcgcgcaagccaaaattcagtagctgtcggtccggtAATAagatttctcgacttccaggataagcgctccgtggttcctggttcacgtttacaataaattatttcaattcgtttttcgcgcaagcacaaattcagtagctttAAATGCGCTAGTGAAATGTGGTCTactattaattaattaattacttatATTGattcttacacaatattttcgatgtgttcttatactgaaaatatttattactattcaaggtataacctgaggtggttgaaggtggtcgaaggtggacgaggaggaggacgaggaggacaaggatttgtgctgggtgagtaaaacacttttataatatttgatggcaattgtaattatattttatctaaaatatttcaaactagacatgtttacaataaattatttcaattcatttctcgcgcaagcacatattcagtggctatgaataagcttatacaagttattatattatcaattaattaatcaattacattaattcttacacaatattttcgatgtgttcttatactaaaaatattcattactattccaggtataactcGAGATGGCCGgcggtggttggcggtggttggaggtggtcggaggtggacgaggaggaggtcgaggtggaccaggaggaggacgaggtggccgaggaggaggcggggtgggtcgtgggagaggacctctcctctcctcagaggagaggagggggaggggcagggaagggggagaggtgggagGGGAGGGAGAGGGGAAGGGATGGGGAGGGGAGGGTGGCGGGAGGGGGGCGGGCGGgtgggtgggagggagggagggtgggaggctgggagggagggagggagggtgggcgggTGGGTgcaggaggggggggggggtgtactgctctattaactctaactggctcgcatcgacatccgtcctccactctctccctcccgccctcccgccctccctccctccctccccccccacccaccctccctccctcccgcccccccaaccctccctccctcccgcccccaaccctcccctccccttcccatcccttccccctccccgcccaccactcccccttccctgcccctccccctcctctcctctgaggagaggagaggtcctctcccacgacccaccccgcctcctcctcgtccacctcgtcctcctcctcgtccacctggtcctcctcctcgtccagctggtcctcctcctcgtccacctccgaccacctcgggtaatacctggaatagtaatgaatatttttagtataggaagacatcaaaaatattgtgtaaggattaatgtatttaatcattcaattaataatataataaattgtacaagattattcatagctactgaatatgtgcttgcacgaagaatgaattgaaataatttattgtaaacgtgacaagtttgtaatatttcagatgaaatataattacaattgccattgaacattataagaatattaatgaattaattattaatataataaatcgtataagattattcatagctactgaatatgtgcttgcacgaaaaatgaattgaaataatttattgtaaacgtgacaagtttgtaatatttcagatgaaatataattacaattgccattaaatattataagaatgttaattaattaattaaaaatataataaattgtataagattattcatagctactgaatatgtgcttgcacgaaaaatgaattgaaataatttattgtaaacgtgacaagtttgtaatatttcagatgaaatataattataattgccgtcaaatattataaaagtgttttactcacccagcacaaatcctcgtcctcctcgtcctcctcctcgtccacctccgccCACCTTCatccacctcgagttataccccgaatactgataaatattttcagcgtaagaacaaatcaaaaataatgtgtaaggtttgatataatttttttatcgatataatctacaagaaagattatgagaagattataaagttatagaaattttattagcatactgacagctactgaatttcggcttgcgcgaaaaacgaattgaaataatttattgtaaacgtgaaccaggaaccacggagcgcttatcctggaagtcgagaaattttattagcggaccgacagctactgaattttggcttgcgcgaaaaacgaattgaaataatttattgtaaacgtgaaccaggaaccacggagcgcttatcctggaagtcgagaaattttattagcggaccgacagctactgaattttggcttgcgcgaaaaacgaattgaaataatttattgtaaacgtgaaccaggaaccacggagcgcttatcctggaagtcgagaaattttattagcggaccgacagctactgaattttggcttgcgcgaaaaacgaattgaaataatttattgtaaacgtgaaccaggaaccacggagcgcttatcctggaagtcgagaaattttattagcggaccgacagctactgaattttggcttgcgcgaaaaacgaattgaaataatttattgtaaacgtgaaccaggaaccacggagcgcttatcctggaagtcgagaaattttattagcggaccgacagctactgaattttggcttgcgcgaaaaacgaattgaaataatttattgtaaacgtgaaccaggaaccacggagcgcttatcctggaagtcgagaaattttattagcggaccgacagctactgaattttggcttgcgcgaaaaacgaattgaaataatttattgtaaacgtgaaccaggaaccacggagcgcttatcccggaagtcgagaaattttattagcggaccgacagctactgaattttggcttgcgcgaaaaacgaattgaaataatttattgtaaacgtgaaccaggaaccacggagcgcttatcctggaagtcgagaaattttattagcggactgacagctactgaatttcggcttgcgcgaaaaccgaattgaaataatttattgtaaacgtgaaccaggaaccacggagcgcttatcctggaagtcgagaaattttataagcggaccgacagctactgaattttggcttgcgcgaaaaacgaattgaaataatttattgtagatccgggaggttgagaacccggtactcgaaatacgtagcggacccgaagcgcgggatccgggaggttgagaacccgtactcgaaatttgcggagcgcgactctcatccgtccgctctactgcgcggttgtttccagactgaggaattcggccagctgattttgaattggtgacgtcagttcccgaacatccgaaaattcaaactttggtttcgaactgtaatactaggtatgatgatgtatgatgtatgatgtatgatgtacggtgtatgatgtgtgatgtgtgatgatatgatataatgtatgatgtataatgtatgatgtacgatgatatgatatgatgtataatgagttcagttttcacattttatacaagaaatacgcactttatctctcctgccgattccagactcaagcggccaggcccttcgatggtcagccgttgactgaagatatatccttcagttaacgggtcggCTGacaacgctgccgttctgcgacagtcggatgatgaaaaattttgctcgtatctgtcaaatgtgtgttaaaatacactcgaagtgttaagaagcttcgttctttttctccctatcaccttttcaGTTCTTCAAATCAGGACACTGcattaaatactgtctcatatacggagcatccatttcatctggatcaAAATCAGCGCATCCGTGATACAttgcagttactctgaatttttttccatacgaacacttttcgaaaaacaattgtgtttctctacccaacgtagatacttcactcgcgactagctaaaacagccTTTCGATTCTACGGctgcgaaaattcaagatcgacaGAGCAAatgttgttggaataattatgaatattaatgttatggaatacatcgagcgcgtgtcgaataaaatcccatttcgaaatgaataattcttttattttcatatcatcgacgtattattgtagataatctagtttgtctcctggaaaattataaaatttatagaatgcatcacgtattaatcgtaaaCGGGTCGAcatattaatatcgtacatggaccgcatatacgtacatatattttttggtctctgcatcattattacatctgatttattattatttatgatctgCGTgtacattcttctctcgggtacctatacttCAATTAAATCACTGTATTGCTACGAATTTCGGAAGAAGTATATTCTCATAATTGATTTCTTGAATCGCCGACAACTCGGTAACGCCTAAACTCGATGAGTACACACCGGCTAAGTACTGGCTTGGGCTCaccattgcgaagactgtgttacttggaaggtgaatgcagccagcatcatgtagaaatcggtaactctctgatgttctgcaataagttctcaactctaccgtTGGAACATCTCACGGAGCGATCAACGCTTGTCACACCAATGCCCGTTAGGGCAACTGTCTTCATCTTCTTCGGTCAATGATAAAAACAGGAGGTTAGCCCCACCTTCACGCCTATGTTTTCGCCAAAAAAACTATCGGtcttaaatttttgattcttgTGACCCTTTCCTAACCAATCGGACCCCGAGGAACCGAGAAAACACAaggaaaagagcgtaggatcatTCGCAGAAAAATGAGGAACAAAATTCATTGTTGttaggctgtaacttccgatgtgTTAATTGCAGCGTGATGGGACtacgctcaatcgatttcttcagaaaaattatgatGGAGTAGTTtatcaaataattcattccagtaGTATTCAGAATCGtctaatttttatcgaaaatccaaatgGAGAGTATCCAAAATCCTCACTGTTTTTGCCTAAAAGTAGGTCTCAAACAAGGTGTAAAAATTCAGTTTGGCGCAGAGCTTGACGTCTTCCAAGTACAACCTGAAGGAAAGGTCTCCGACTAGGTAAAAGTAAAGGAAAAAGCAAATTGAGAGAAGAGGCCAGAAAAACGTGTTCAGCAAATATCAGGTATTTACTATCTATGCTCATCCAGGCTTTAGTTTAATATCAGTCAACATCGAAGTGTGGAGTAAATACTTTAGTACTCACTGAACGGTTTCAAATTACATCGGTCACGTTTTGTTGCTGGAGGAACTGAAATCGGTATTCCAGCTGTCTCGGAATCTATATTTTAGCTTGGCTCCCTACGACcgatgtataggtataataattgcaTGCTTACTATTTTGTTTGACGCTAATAAAAAGTTGACACCTGATCTGCAATGTCCCATGCCCAATCTTACGTATACtccgattttcaaaatcgtccCTCAGTCGGTTTTTTCGATATTCTGATGCGGTCAGCTCTCATTTCGGTAAGCAGAATAAAATATGGAATAGTAGTCAACACGCTTATCGTTTATTCTATAATGAAATAAACTAAATGCTATTGACAACTCAATACGAGTTTGGGTACAACTTTTATTCATCATAACTACAATTTGCGAACATCAGAACATGATTCGATatggaataataattataataggTATGTACTTCAGaactgaaataattcattgattACAGTCGTTCAGAAAGTATTTGCAAAAACCGCAATCAGGCATCATTATTGAATGAATGTAAGTCATGCGAGGACCTTCGATTTCCGACTCACATTCACGTATCCATAGACCAAAACAGTTAGGTTAAACGTACGTACGAAggttgagaataaaaaatccacCATACATACGTAATTGCtgtttttatcaatattatctTAACCATTGTATCAAGTGAATTATTCTGATGGAGGTAGAAGtgtaataaaatgtatttgCTCCAGTTCGTAacacgaaaaaatttcacctcaaTCGCAGTGAATTATATGAGGTCAAACAACCGCCGATTACACAACCGCtacatatttttgaactctttgcaaaatttcagATCGTATGTGTGTTCCCGCGATCTTCCAAGGTATAATTACACTGGCAATAAGTCGATGATTAACTTCCCGTGGTCGGCTAACATTTAGTGCTCAGAAGAAACTAATCAAGgcctaatttatttttctgtagTGGAATAGCCTGTTCCATATCAACTAGCATAGTAAACTGTTCGTCCGTTGAGGTGTTGAACGGGCCGATGGTTTTCGCGTATGCAGCTGCCATATTTATTCCGTAAACTACGGAACATCCTTGCCTGATGTTCCGATATCCTTACAGGTTCCGGAAAAATTATCCAAGTGACGCACTCGTGATACGGAGACGTTGTGATCGAGCCTTGATACGTGTAGTATCCCGGTGTCTGGCAGGCCTGCCTCATCCAGCACAACGAATCTAGATGTGCAGAAAAGTTTGACTTGGTAAACCTAAGAAAGAGCAAGCGTGatttgataattatatttgataaaataataagataAATGAGATTTCGATGTTGTTGTATACACATCTCCAAATATCcaagtccacgtatctcaaacgcgatAATGAGCTTTAAGAGTCCCATTCTGTACGAAGTTATGAATGAAAACACTACAACACGTTTTCCTCAggtagaaataaagaaatggctcTGATCATACGAAATCGCAGTAGTGAATTCGTAGTGTTTATAGTACAATGGTAATATTAGTACTAGGACAGATTTGTGTTAGTCTGTTTTGACGTAGGAAAGTGGAGAAGGagggattaaaaaaaacacacgtatatttgaaaaagttgTACAGATACTTGGAGTTATCTTCGCGGATATTCCGGGCTGAATGACCTTGTCCAAGTTGTCAGTGATTTTGCTGAAGAGGGGATTCTCCTCCCAGGCTGGTAGCTGATAAACCTGAAGAAAATAGGCACAAATGGCAAGGCCATCTCGCTTGTCCCAACACTTCTCCAAAGCACCATATCGCAAATTCCAGTGAAGGGCTTGGGCTTCCATTGTGAACCACGTGCCGTTTAACGTGTGCTCAGCTCCCATGCAGTCCGCCGAACCCCAACGAAATGTGACTTCGTCGAGTTGATATACGTCGCCTCCGAAAGGCCCGCCGCGAATGGTTGCTGGAATTCTCTCACCCCCAAGGGTGATACGTGCTATGTAGGATGATGAAATGATCAGGGTTTGATTTGGTGAAGGGCATTGTGCCGCAATGATGATCGAAGGGATTTTTTTGCAAGTGAAAATAACTTCGTCAACCGGTTATAAAAGTATTTACCAGTTGATCCCGTGTTAACGAGCGTGGTGTAGCCATCTTGGCTCCAATGTCCGCTCATGATTAACGGTGGGAGCTGGATCCCGATGACATTCTCTTCATCCAGATTTATGGGGGACTGACCTAACTGTTTCCTACCTTCGGTGTAACAGTGAATAACacttaattaatatttaccaCAAATCACCGCTGTGTCATAATCAACTTACTGGgttgattattcatatttgGTTGTCTAGTGATTCTGATTCCAAGGTACTATtttgctgtatttttttcagtgaaatttcacaccggttaaatttcaaaaaggtAAAATGCAAATGACGGTTAACACGTGAATTTCGTTCAGGTCCTTTCAGATATCGATTGACCATCGCCCACTCGACGAAACGAGTTTGCTGGTAAATTACGCGTGTAATATATCCTGTTGGATAATTGAGTTGACTTTGGTCGGCGTATGACACTGCATCTGATCGTGCAGCTATCTCAATGAACAGAAGATCCATCATATGTGCAGATCAAACAACTGATAATAGTTCGCACATCACAACGATGATGGTAACCTTGGCGTTTCCCGATCGAtcatcaacgcgagcttagcGTGTCGATGTTAATCGAGATACGttctttattttacttcattCCCTCGATAACAGGTATAacttaaaataattcataattatagCTTATACATAGTATAGAAAAACTGCGGTAAACTCTACTTGGTAGAATACTGAGGATACATATATGGCTATTTGCTAgtcataaataaatacaaaggTTTTAAATGTAAATGAACATCGTGCTTCGAGGATTAActtccaaaaaatatttcccttCCGTTTAGGCCTTGAACAGGGCGGAAGTTGGCGGTAATGCAGCCTCCCGAGTGGGACTTCATGTTGCGGAAAAGCTCGGCCTGTCTTTTCGTGATCCTTATTGGGTCCGGGAACAGGATCCACGTTACACATTCGTTGTAGGGTGGTGTGGTCAGAGAGCCGTGATACGTGTAGTACCCACTACAGAGACACCGACCCTTCTTCATCCAGGCTAAAGCGTctgcaattatttttgtaataatagtCATCGAATCATGGCGATCTGCTGGCTTTACTTTCGAGTTCCTAATCCTGCATAATGCGAAATTTACTAACCATGCGGAAGTTCTGCCTTCGTGTTAGGCTCTACTACGTGATGGAGGTGGTCCGTAACTTTTGCGAATTGGGGATGATCCTCAGTTCTGTCATCGCCTACAACTTGCAGAAAGTagccaacaacaacaacaccgTCACGCTTGTCCAAGCAGTTTTCAAAAGTCTCATATCTTTTGTTGAAATGCACCGCGTGTGCTTCCATCGAGAACCTGACATATTTTAAGAGCCACATTTGTTAAATGTCATtttgtatataggtatgtataagaGAGTAGTTATAGTTGTATTCACAAATTTAAGGAACTACTACGTTAAGAAGCACGAAGTGCTAAAAAATTCCTGAAATGACAGAGAAAAACAACAAGCAAAGAATAacgaaatcaaatatttacaagaaACGTTCGGGCTTCGataatgtaaaataatgttcaaaattaattaaatattcttGGTACTCTACTTGACCATTCCATGATTGGTAAATGCATGTATGAACTATAATAAATTGCTTCGTGACCAGAATTTACTTTTGAACTTGAAGCTCGACCCAATTTTGAAAtcttatgtatttatttaatgCTTACAATTTTCCGTTGAGAGAGTGTTCAGCACCATGACAGTTACTGGCTCCCCAGTGAAAGTGCAACTGTGCGAATTCGTACTCGTCCTTCAGAGGTCCTCCGGACAAAATGGCAGGCGGTCGGTCGAGGCTCATCCTAATCTCGGCTGTTCCGagattgcgaaaaaaaaaagaaaactgagtAAAACGCTGTTAGATCGGAGGAAAGCAGTCAATCATATGTTCGcagggagaaaaagagagagagagagaaagaggggcACAAGACAACCCGGTTCTCAATTGCCATACCAAAGTTGACTCCATTTGGGTCTCACCTGTGTTTCCCGTGTTGTACATGAAAGCGCTTCCAAGTGGAGTCCAGTGTCCTGTCATTTTAAGTGGTGGAAACTCCTCGTTACGTACCACTTCAGTAGGTGCCAAATCAACGGGAGACTGACCAGTAGGTCCTAAAACGATATGTGTTGAGTACAGTGATTTGAAAGTACTTTgtcatatatttattatatataatacagatgtttcaatttgaaaatctttccTTTGAGAATATCGAAATAAACGTCATTTAACTAATAAGtcacaaaagtatttttacggtcgtatgtatgatgatacagatattgataaaaaaatcggtttgaaaattattcaaaaaatacattcaatgtgaggtaaatttttttatctcaatattatttctgtttttctcgATTATTTTCCTGACGTTGATTTTGCGATTCATAAGCAGCTGTActgtaataacaaaaatatttttacaactgCCCtgctaaaaaaaagtaatgatttttcaaaatcgtaacCAATATTCACACTTTTACACACTTAATTCCTGCTCGATTATATTCAAGCACGCCATGTATCGGCTGAATAATAAAAGATAATGATACCTTTGATATGTGTGCAGATCGTTCCGTCGTTTTTTAATTGCATGGCTCCATTTTTGATGGCTTTAGATGAACGGAGGCCTGTAATTCACGTATTTACGAAAGGTTGAATTAATCGTACTTTCGAAGAATAATTTCCttggattttcttttttttccataaagaTACTGACCTGCTCGGCAAGACAATTTGCAACACTCGGTGCTTGCGATGTTCCGAAGGCTAGCCTGGCGTCGCATGGAACGACGACGTAAAGCGCGAGTCTGATTTCCAGGCATCGTGATGAACTTTCTTTCGCGCTATTGATTACCTACAGAAAAAAACACGAGAAACAACTGTAACAGGTCATCAGTCACTTCTACGTTATCCCTACTGGATCACAAgaaagtgatttttatttacagcCCGTCCGTTAAAACTGTCTGGATGTTTCTGTACGTCGTTTCACTGCTAGAACTTGATTGATGCACATTTTCTATGCACAACATCCTTGACCAATTATTAGCGAAATCATAACTGACCTGTTAATTATGTGGTTACCGATGTGGTTTCAGCACTCTCACTTTTGCGTTCGAATCAATCTgaattacaaatgaaaatcTCGCGACTGATGCCGCACGTGACGACGACTCATACTTATAGTCACCTTTATTAACTGATTGTCGATCATTATTTATGTGAAAATTCTTTGGTAATCCATGTGCGCGATAGGTTGACAGCTGCGTCGGCAGTTTCGCTTCGATATCTCATTGCAGATTGTTATCGGGTCGCAAATATTTCACGTGTTGTCCTGATAATCTTCACTTAATGCTAAGCGTAATAAATAGTCATTCGCATTATTCATTTGCAAATGAATATTATGAAAACATTTCAGCTTCTAACCCGATTGCACCCATTTGCGTATATCGTTTAAGAAAACGAAGTTTCTTGCAGCTTGAAAGTAGTCCCgtgaaggatttttttttttgttgttttttatggATTTAATCACAATCCGGTGAAACTAGTCATGTAATATGTACGTGAACCTAGAACTCGGGTGCTACGCTACTGCTGTCAAGTATAGCTGCGTGTTAAGTGATTTTGATAGGAGATAAGTGAACCATTATTTATTACCTATCAGAAAATGAACAATCAGGGAATTAATTAAATGGCGAACACTAGATACCCTCAGAATTAGATATTACAACTGGTTTTGTCTCAAGTGGATTTATGAGGCTTGAATAGTAATCTCATTCATAAACAAATTCTGGTGTATGAACTACGTCactgtttatacatataaatacatgttTTAAGTTCGTATTTCAGGCCTTCTGACGTTCGTTTCACTTCACAGATTATCTACAGGAATGAATTGTGCTTATgtaggaataaataaattaatgtttcAAAGCAAAATGGTTTTGGAGTCTTTGTAACAGCAACGTCGATCGCACGAACacagaaaaattgacaaaagtTTCGTTGGtaagaaataagaatatttgtaat
The Neodiprion fabricii isolate iyNeoFabr1 chromosome 1, iyNeoFabr1.1, whole genome shotgun sequence DNA segment above includes these coding regions:
- the LOC124188094 gene encoding carbonic anhydrase 1-like → MPGNQTRALRRRSMRRQASLRNIASTECCKLSCRAGLRSSKAIKNGAMQLKNDGTICTHIKGPTGQSPVDLAPTEVVRNEEFPPLKMTGHWTPLGSAFMYNTGNTAEIRMSLDRPPAILSGGPLKDEYEFAQLHFHWGASNCHGAEHSLNGKLFSMEAHAVHFNKRYETFENCLDKRDGVVVVGYFLQVVGDDRTEDHPQFAKVTDHLHHVVEPNTKAELPHDALAWMKKGRCLCSGYYTYHGSLTTPPYNECVTWILFPDPIRITKRQAELFRNMKSHSGGCITANFRPVQGLNGREIFFGS
- the LOC124188096 gene encoding carbonic anhydrase 3-like, which translates into the protein MNNQPSRKQLGQSPINLDEENVIGIQLPPLIMSGHWSQDGYTTLVNTGSTARITLGGERIPATIRGGPFGGDVYQLDEVTFRWGSADCMGAEHTLNGTWFTMEAQALHWNLRYGALEKCWDKRDGLAICAYFLQVYQLPAWEENPLFSKITDNLDKVIQPGISAKITPNSLCWMRQACQTPGYYTYQGSITTSPYHECVTWIIFPEPVRISEHQARMFRSLRNKYGSCIRENHRPVQHLNGRTVYYAS